The Candidatus Delongbacteria bacterium genome contains a region encoding:
- a CDS encoding GPW/gp25 family protein: MTQFQAFDLAFDTDGDLVVAPNGDVAAARDGDVLARDILDRLACLPGELPAHPTWGCRIKSLLGAPDSPRSRMLAQRYLREALEDEPRVEDASISIQPLAAAPEEKVYRIRFAEVGNDRLQEWVWGFGLAGSFTVSQGEIQA, from the coding sequence GTGACCCAGTTCCAAGCCTTTGACCTCGCCTTCGACACCGACGGCGACCTGGTGGTGGCGCCGAACGGCGACGTGGCGGCCGCCCGGGACGGCGACGTGCTGGCGCGGGACATCCTCGACCGCCTGGCCTGCCTGCCGGGCGAGCTGCCGGCCCACCCAACCTGGGGCTGCCGGATCAAGAGCCTCCTGGGCGCGCCGGATTCCCCGCGCTCGCGCATGCTGGCCCAGCGCTACCTGCGCGAGGCCTTGGAAGACGAGCCGCGAGTGGAGGATGCCTCGATCAGCATCCAGCCGCTGGCCGCGGCGCCGGAGGAGAAGGTCTACCGGATCCGCTTTGCCGAGGTCGGCAATGACCGCCTGCAGGAGTGGGTCTGGGGCTTTGGGCTGGCGGGGAGCTTCACGGTCAGCCAGGGGGAGATCCAGGCATGA
- a CDS encoding phage baseplate assembly protein V: MLSEMKKLVEQGRPDLSSYMRLPVRGKVTAVDAGAYTVSVQPDDVKLSLLPRCEILAVWSTASARLVILPTVGDAAMVAFEGGDPNRPFVVGFLTSAGPADKELVLEQGKSRVVIHADGLIEIESDVKVHVKAPVVHLGTSAAEQVILGNTFQALFNAHQHIGNKGRPTSTPIAPLSGVELSNTSRTE; encoded by the coding sequence ATGCTGAGCGAGATGAAGAAGCTGGTGGAGCAGGGCCGGCCGGACCTGTCTTCCTACATGCGCCTGCCCGTGCGCGGGAAGGTCACGGCCGTGGACGCGGGCGCTTACACGGTCAGCGTCCAGCCAGACGACGTGAAGCTGTCCCTTCTGCCCCGCTGTGAAATCCTGGCCGTCTGGTCCACCGCGTCCGCGCGCCTCGTCATCCTGCCCACGGTAGGCGACGCTGCCATGGTGGCCTTTGAGGGCGGGGATCCGAACCGGCCCTTCGTGGTCGGCTTCCTGACCAGCGCTGGTCCGGCGGACAAGGAGCTCGTGCTGGAGCAGGGCAAGTCGCGCGTGGTGATCCACGCGGATGGCCTGATCGAGATCGAGTCGGACGTGAAGGTCCACGTGAAGGCCCCGGTCGTCCACCTGGGCACGAGCGCGGCCGAGCAGGTCATTCTGGGCAACACGTTTCAGGCCCTGTTCAACGCACACCAGCACATCGGCAACAAAGGTCGTCCCACCTCGACGCCCATCGCGCCTTTGTCGGGCGTGGAGCTTTCAAACACCTCTCGGACGGAGTAG